A single region of the Dunckerocampus dactyliophorus isolate RoL2022-P2 chromosome 3, RoL_Ddac_1.1, whole genome shotgun sequence genome encodes:
- the eif3jb gene encoding eukaryotic translation initiation factor 3 subunit J-B isoform X1 has protein sequence MADWDADNFEPEEPTQKAAQQDKWEGEDEDDDVKDNWDDEEEEEKKVDVNKTEVSKVSEKKKLSEKIKEKENRFRKRQQELKEKELEVQQENLTPEDQLAEKLRVQKLQEDADLELAKDAFGVGSSSVAGIDAMCPSSKEDFTEFEKLLKEKLSQFEKSVHYSSFLDSLFRELCIALEVDDLKKISNSLSVLLSEKQKQEKQNKGKKKKKGVLPGGGLKAQMRDDLDYGGFDGGYAQEYEDFM, from the exons ATGGCGGACTGGG acGCTGACAACTTCGAGCCGGAGGAGCCGACTCAAAAGGCGGCACAGCAGGACAAATGGGAAGGCGAAGACGAAGATGACGATGTTAAA GACAACTGggatgatgaggaggaagaggagaaaaaaGTAGATGTGAACAAAACTG AGGTTTCAAAGGTGtctgaaaagaaaaagttgaGTGAGAAGATTAAAGAGAAAGAAAACCGTTTCAGGAAAAGACAACAGGagctaaaagaaaaagaatTGGAAGTTCag CAGGAAAATCTTACCCCCGAAGACCAGCTTGCAGAAAAGTTAAGGGTGCAGAAGCTGCAGGAAGATGCTGACCTAGAGTTGGCAAAAGATGCCTTCG gaGTTGGAAGCTCTTCAGTAGCTGGCATTGATGCGATGTGTCCATCTTCCAAAGAAGACTTCACAGAGTTTGAGAAATTGCTGAAAGAAAAGCTATCCCAGTTTGAAAAATCAGTGCATTATTCAAGCTTCTTGGATTCGTTGTTTCGGGAACTCTGTATCGCAC TGGAAGTGGATGACTTGAAGAAAATCAGTAATTCCCTTTCGGTTCTACTTAGTGAAAAACAGAAACAAGAAAAG CAAAACAAaggcaagaaaaagaagaaaggcgTCTTACCTGGCGGCGGTTTAAAAGCACAGATGAGGGACGACCTGGACTATGGAGGCTTTGACGGCGGCTACGCACAGGAGTATGAGGACTTCATGTGA
- the cilp gene encoding cartilage intermediate layer protein 1, which produces MAARLFLVILGIIPDTVFSAQGLWRSDSKDTDPSVHHAEDNYEWTTWFNVDHPGGRGDYEQLEAIRFYYRARVCETPRALEARTTEWVPVRETGEKVHADPTVGFWCLNEEQGPDRNCSNYAVRFLCPKDISLNSQNTWSPWSDWSPCSALCGQVGVQIRSRSCNSRPTLCSGPKVERQECHGPECLTECTLQCVMGRVNAECDACMCEEHILLGSARGAGGLIAEGAAILLSNKLLTLTDHNGHFRIPGLCPDGNTTLTIRQQGHATLNVLVPKSTERTSVLSVQLKRAEKLHVLSHPDSKVRREGQTAAFCCIVAGIPQPDKYQWFHNNSLLEKYSESTLVLKDLHPEQAGEYYCRASGPSGAIKTKPATLKIIGRDSHSCGPRPESHLIRLPHDCYQNSTNSFYYDVGKCTSSICAGQLDSGIRCKDKVAYCCGVAKMEERHLTCQGYQLPTMVVTECGCQKCVDTKAIVHGRAVAADNGEPMRFGHIFMNGVRISRTGYKGTFAIHVPPETERLVLTFVDNMNKFINTTKVLPFNAKGGAVYHEIKLLRKKMPVTISSSESNTLDLGEVEGQEPMAHIQIPPNSFYKPNGEVFAGNVNASVTFLDPRDVSTAAAAQSDLNFVGNDGDTLPLRTYGMFSVDFRDGETNEPLNAGEVKVLLDSAQVTMPEHRSAMKLWSLNPDTGLWEEEGSLEVEKKSRGKREERTFLIGNMEIRERRLFNLDVPENRRCYVKVRAFRSERFMPSEQVEGVVVSLINMEPTAGYSTNPRAWGRFDSVITGPNGACLPAFCDEEKTDAYSAYVTANLGGEELEAVPSAPKLNPNLIGVPQPYLSKLNYRRTDHENPRLKKTAFSINLAKPSPNTAEEANGPVYAFEKLKECEEAPFSAAHFRFSRVEGDRYDYNTVPFNEDDPMSWTEDYLSWWPKPMEYRACYVKVKMNSPHEINVRSHNMGGTHPKTVGQLYGLRDIRSIRDMDQTAVSAVCLEFKCSGMLYDQQRVDRTLVKVIPQGSCKRDHVNPLLQEYLVNHLPLAVNNDTNQFTMLAPLDPLGHNYGIYTVTDQDPRAAKEIALGRCFDGTSDGASRVMKSNEGVALTFTCGDREVTRQSVFQALQSSQGQTSTSVVRGEGRQNRRRQRANASRNSRRRSTRDPQGRGTKARS; this is translated from the exons ATGGCAGCGAGGCTATTCCTTGTCATCCTGGGAATCATTCCGGATACAGTTTTTTCAGCTCAAG GACTATGGAGGAGTGACAGCAAAGACACAGACCCTTCTGTGCACCACGCTGAAG ACAACTACGAGTGGACCACATGGTTCAACGTGGACCATCCAGGCGGTCGTGGAGACTATGAGCAGCTGGAAGCCATTCGCTTCTACTACCGCGCCCGAGTGTGTGAAACTCCCCGAGCGCTGGAGGCCAGAACAACTGAGTGGGTCCCAGTGCGAGAAACTGGAGAGAAGGTCCATGCAGACCCCACTGTGGGCTTCTGGTGCCTCAATGAAGAGCAAGGTCCAGATCGAAACTGTTCCAACTATGCAGTACGATTCCTTTGTCCCAAAG ATATCAGCCTGAACTCTCAGAATACCTGGAGCCCATGGTCAGACTGGAGTCCATGTTCTGCCCTCTGTGGTCAAGTGGGAGTCCAAATTCGTTCTAGGAGCTGCAATTCTCGTCCAACACTTTGTAGTGGACCAAAGGTAGAGAGGCAAGAATGCCATGGACCCGAATGTCTGACAG AATGCACCCTGCAGTGTGTGATGGGGAGAGTAAATGCAGAGTGCGATGCATGCATGTGCGAAGAGCACATCCTGCTGGGCTCGGCCCGCGGTGCTGGGGGTCTCATTGCCGAGGGGGCTGCGATACTCCTCTCCAACAAACTCCTCACCCTCACAGACCACAATGGACATTTCCGTATCCCCGGACTCTGCCCTGACGGCAACACCACACTGACAATAAGACAGCAGGGCCACGCCACCCTTAATGTTCTTGTTCCCAAAAGCACTGAGCGTACCTCAGTCCTCAGTGTTCAGCTCAAACGAGCAG AGAAGCTTCATGTCTTGAGCCACCCTGATAGCAAGGTCAGGAGGGAGGGACAAACTGCTGCCTTCTGCTGCATTGTGGCTGGAATACCACAACCAGACAAATACCAATG GTTCCATAACAACAGTCTCTTAGAGAAGTACTCTGAGAGCACCTTGGTTCTAAAAGATCTGCATCCTGAACAAGCTGGAGAGTACTACTGCAGGGCAAGTGGTCCATCTGGAGCCATTAAGACCAAACCAGCTACTCTCAAAATTATTG GCAGAGATAGCCACTCCTGCGGCCCCAGGCCTGAGTCCCATCTGATACGTCTTCCTCATGACTGCTACCAAAACAGTACAAACTCATTTTACTACGATGTGGGAAAATGCACTTCCAGCATATGTGCTGGCCAATTGGACAGCGGTATCAGATGCAAAGACAAAGTGGCTTACTGCTGTGGTGTGGCAAAGATGGAGGAGAGGCACCTAACATGCCAGGGCTACCAACTACCCACAATGGTGGTTACTGAATGCGGCTGTCAAAAATGTGTGGACACCAAGGCTATTGTGCACGGTAGAGCCGTAGCTGCAGATAATGGTGAGCCGATGAGATTCGGCCACATTTTTATGAATGGTGTAAGAATTAGCCGTACAGGTTACAAAGGTACCTTTGCCATCCATGTTCCTCCTGAAACAGAGAGGTTAGTCCTGACGTTTGTGGACAACATGAATAAATTCATCAACACAACAAAGGTACTTCCGTTCAACGCCAAAGGAGGTGCTGTTTACCACGAAATCAAACTCCTGAGAAAGAAAATGCCAGTGACCATTAGTTCCTCAGAAAGCAACACTCTTGACCTTGGGGAAGTAGAGGGTCAGGAGCCAATGGCTCACATACAGATTCCCCCAAATTCCTTCTATAAGCCAAACGGGGAAGTGTTTGCAGGTAACGTAAATGCCAGTGTAACATTCCTTGACCCCAGAGATGTTTCCACAGCAGCTGCAGCCCAAAGTGATCTCAACTTTGTAGGGAACGACGGAGATACCCTGCCACTGAGAACCTACGGGATGTTCTCAGTTGACTTCCGAGATGGAGAAACCAATGAGCCTCTGAATGCAGGTGAGGTGAAGGTGTTACTGGATTCTGCCCAGGTGACGATGCCTGAACACCGTAGTGCCATGAAGCTTTGGTCACTCAACCCAGATACTGGCCTTTGGGAAGAGGAGGGAAGCTTGGAGGTTGAGAAGAAATCAAGAGGCAAAAGGGAAGAAAGAACCTTCCTGATTGGTAACATGGAGATCAGAGAGAGGCGTCTTTTTAACCTGGATGTTCCAGAGAACCGTAGATGTTACGTGAAAGTGAGGGCCTTCCGCAGTGAGCGCTTCATGCCCAGTGAACAGGTTGAGGGAGTTGTAGTGAGCCTCATAAACATGGAGCCCACAGCTGGCTACTCCACTAACCCTCGTGCCTGGGGACGTTTTGACAGTGTCATCACAGGCCCCAATGGTGCTTGTCTCCCCGCTTTCTGTGatgaggaaaagacagatgCCTACTCCGCATACGTCACGGCCAACCTTGGGGGAGAGGAACTAGAGGCTGTCCCTTCCGCACCCAAACTCAATCCAAACCTCATCGGAGTGCCTCAGCCTTATCTGAGTAAGCTGAACTACAGGCGGACGGACCATGAAAACCCCAGACTGAAGAAGACGGCATTCAGTATCAACTTGGCAAAACCGAGTCCAAACACAGCCGAGGAGGCCAACGGACCAGTGTATGCGTTTGAGAAGTTGAAAGAATGTGAGGAGGCGCCATTCAGTGCTGCACACTTCCGCTTCTCGCGAGTGGAAGGAGATCGTTATGATTATAACACAGTGCCGTTCAATGAGGACGATCCAATGAGCTGGACAGAAGACTATCTCAGTTGGTGGCCTAAGCCCATGGAATACCGGGCCTGCTACGTCAAAGTCAAAATGAACAGCCCGCACGAGATTAATGTACGGTCTCACAACATGGGAGGCACGCACCCAAAGACGGTGGGCCAGCTGTACGGTCTTCGAGACATCAGAAGCATCCGTGACATGGACCAGACGGCAGTGTCGGCTGTGTGCCTGGAGTTCAAGTGCAGCGGGATGCTGTACGATCAGCAACGTGTCGATCGGACATTAGTGAAGGTCATTCCGCAAGGTAGCTGCAAAAGGGATCACGTGAACCCACTGCTTCAGGAATACCTGGTGAACCATCTGCCGCTAGCCGTCAACAACGACACAAACCAGTTCACCATGCTCGCACCTCTCGACCCCCTCGGTCACAACTATGGAATTTATACAGTAACAGATCAGGATCCCCGCGCAGCCAAAGAAATCGCACTTGGACGCTGTTTTGACGGCACCTCCGACGGTGCCTCTCGAGTCATGAAGAGCAACGAGGGCGTTGCGTTGACATTCACTTGTGGCGATCGTGAAGTGACGCGCCAGAGTGTGTTCCAGGCCCTGCAGAGTTCTCAAGGTCAGACTAGCACCAGTGTGGTGAGAGGCGAAGGGAGGCAAAACCGACGTCGGCAAAGGGCCAACGCTTCCCGTAACAGTCGGAGACGTAGTACCAGGGATCCTCAAGGAAGAGGCACAAAGGCCAGAAGCTAA
- the eif3jb gene encoding eukaryotic translation initiation factor 3 subunit J-B isoform X2: MADWDADNFEPEEPTQKAAQQDKWEGEDEDDDVKDNWDDEEEEEKKVDVNKTEVSKVSEKKKLSEKIKEKENRFRKRQQELKEKELEVQENLTPEDQLAEKLRVQKLQEDADLELAKDAFGVGSSSVAGIDAMCPSSKEDFTEFEKLLKEKLSQFEKSVHYSSFLDSLFRELCIALEVDDLKKISNSLSVLLSEKQKQEKQNKGKKKKKGVLPGGGLKAQMRDDLDYGGFDGGYAQEYEDFM; encoded by the exons ATGGCGGACTGGG acGCTGACAACTTCGAGCCGGAGGAGCCGACTCAAAAGGCGGCACAGCAGGACAAATGGGAAGGCGAAGACGAAGATGACGATGTTAAA GACAACTGggatgatgaggaggaagaggagaaaaaaGTAGATGTGAACAAAACTG AGGTTTCAAAGGTGtctgaaaagaaaaagttgaGTGAGAAGATTAAAGAGAAAGAAAACCGTTTCAGGAAAAGACAACAGGagctaaaagaaaaagaatTGGAAGTTCag GAAAATCTTACCCCCGAAGACCAGCTTGCAGAAAAGTTAAGGGTGCAGAAGCTGCAGGAAGATGCTGACCTAGAGTTGGCAAAAGATGCCTTCG gaGTTGGAAGCTCTTCAGTAGCTGGCATTGATGCGATGTGTCCATCTTCCAAAGAAGACTTCACAGAGTTTGAGAAATTGCTGAAAGAAAAGCTATCCCAGTTTGAAAAATCAGTGCATTATTCAAGCTTCTTGGATTCGTTGTTTCGGGAACTCTGTATCGCAC TGGAAGTGGATGACTTGAAGAAAATCAGTAATTCCCTTTCGGTTCTACTTAGTGAAAAACAGAAACAAGAAAAG CAAAACAAaggcaagaaaaagaagaaaggcgTCTTACCTGGCGGCGGTTTAAAAGCACAGATGAGGGACGACCTGGACTATGGAGGCTTTGACGGCGGCTACGCACAGGAGTATGAGGACTTCATGTGA